The DNA region CCCAGAGAACAACGAGCGCCTCTCCAAGCGCATGAGCCTGCTGAATCTCGGTATGTACGGTGTGGTGCACAGTCCCCCTCAACGTCATCGCCGCATTCCAGCCCTCCCACTAACAcccgccctcttctccacaGAACACTCTGGACCCAAACTCTACGTCCCCGTTGAACAAGGTGACAGCCACAACCAATCCTTACCCGATCTCAatgccatccatcatcaacaacaacttcaaTCCCAGCGCCGTAGCCATGgccaacacaaacacaccCCCATGGATGACTCCATGATGCAGCTCGACGACACAAAGCACAAAGTCTACATTtacaacctcgacgacgagCTCTCCTCGTCCGACAATGAGACTGACGACGGGAAactcatcttcctccccgaCATTGAGAAGCACCTCAAGTCCCACCGCATCCCTCCAAACATCCTCGCTTCCCCCTCGCCACAAGAGATGGCCGATAGACAACTTGTTTTGTACCGGGTACCTTCTTCTATCACGGTACCAGAAGAGCAAGACAGCGTGCGCAAGGCTATCATCGAGGCGAGACAACGGATGagggagaagcaggaggctGAGAGGGCTGCTGCCGCGACGAGGGAGGTTCCAGTGGATAGCACGGTCATGTTTTCCGCGCCACAGGCTTCGTCGTCATCAGCAGAGGATCCAGATGCCATGGAGCTCGATTAGGATCGAGATGCCACGCGGCACTGCGACTGGGATCCGATCCCATGGCGCACGACTAGTGCTCAGATGACGTGAAGCTCGACTACGGTCCAGACGAAATGGAGCTCGAATAGAATCGACTTGCTATGGATCTCGGCTAGATTTCGGATCCCACCAAGGTCCGCTGAGATATAGTTGTCATATCGTTCGGCTGTGATTCGGATGCTATGGATCCCGACTGAAATACAGCAAGGCGgccgtctttttctttgtttcgTGGGTTGGTCGGTTCAAAGGCTATCAGGGGTTTTGAGGTTCCCATACCTTCACACACGGCGCATTCACGGTATTCCTGTGGCTATCTAGGCGCACGGCAACAAATATTGACTTGGGTTGAAATTTAGCGAGGTGTTTTTTAGGCAGCGTGCATTTATTCTACAAAGCGGACATAGGGACCGGTATCACAGGACATGGCTCCCATCAGGCAGGAGTCCGTTATCTTACATAGCGGGCATCCTTCACAATTCTTGATAGGACACCATTAGCTACACAATAACAGAAACATGAttgaagaaaacaaaaggcTCTTGCGCTGCTTGTAATATTAGGTGTATTTAGGCATGTTTGCAATGAATGCTATAACGTAGGTAATTCCAGAGTGAACCCTACTCGTGAGAGCTGCTGGGCGTTCCgcgcccttctccttctcaatcgAGAAACCCCATTGATGCCCATTGAGCATTGAGCATGGTCAAGCTTTCCCTCCTTTATTCTGTTCCGTGGTCCTTTCCCACCAGGGGATCAATCATATATACAAATTACGCTCACTCCTCATCCTATTCCAAAACCCTACCCTGCTACCTGCCTTCCCAATCCGATACCGTCTCTTCTAGCTCCTGAACGGGTTGTTGGTATTCCCCGTTCCTTGAGGTTGTAGTGTgaatggtggtggcccagggggaggggcataCTGCTCATTTAAGCTGCTACTTGGCACTGGCGCGACcactgctggtggtggtggtcctggtggtggggagtaGATATACCCATTAtcctgcggtggtggtggtgtcgtcccattcccattaCCCTCCCCATATTTAGAGATTCCAGCAGGCGGTTCGTAAACCGGCGGCCGTGGCGCGTTGGGATCGTagactggtggtggtggcatcccTTGCATGTTGTAGTATTGATACCCGTCCCCGTTGTGGTTGTAAGGGGTGAAGGTGGATTGGGGGTATCGATACCGGGGGTCGActtgggcgagggtggcgCGGTTGACGAGGAAGCGGTGGTATCCCAGCGGGGGGAGGCCGGAGCGGACGCGTTTCCGGGCGTGGAAGTAGCCTATTAGGAGGtagagggtgagggagaggaggatggcgaggaagagggaccATTTGACTATTACGCCGGCCtatgggagaggggggcgggaATGTTAGACTGGGAAGGTAGGGGTTgtaggtgggtgggggggggaggacgtACCTTTGTGTTCCAGAAGGAGATGTAGCAGTTTTCGTCGCTGATGAGAAAGCCATCTTCGTCTCGGGTGCAGTTGCGGTAGTAGTAGGTTTGCCTGGGTAGAAGCGTGGCGATGGCCattgtttgtgttgtttttttgtgtgGTGAccggatgggatgggatggggaatGTCCGAGGTCCAGAGTTCCAGGAACTCGGATAGGCTGGGTGGCTGCTGCGATGAATTTGATACACCTGGGTTGAGTTCTATATCGGGAGATGAATAGACTCGATCAAAGAGGGGGACGATAACTTGATCGATCTGGATGAAGGTCGCAAGTTGGTTTTGTACAGATGAGTTTGCCTGAACTCTTTCGATGTGCAGAGGTGAAAGGGAAGGAGCACTGTCGCATAAACAAAGAACTGGAAAAAGCACGAgcgagggagagagagagacggaAGGGAGATTGCTGGCCAGTTGTGCCAAGCCTGCCCAGGCCAAAGCGATGATTCCGCGCCGAGAATGAGAGATTCTTCGAAGGTGTTCTTATCACGGacaaaaccaccacaactTTGCCGATCAAGAAAACGGGCACTCTTTCCGGCTTGGTAGCACGCGCTTGCCGCTGTACCCCGCAGATTATTTAGAGGCTGGTCCCCTGAACCCTGGGGGCGGGTTGAACGCTAAAAAGGCCGGCAGCCACTTGTTTATCGCGATGGCGAGTGGCGCTGATGAGAATGGGTAGCACTGGGTTTCATCGTTGTCTTTGGCGTTTCAGTTCTCCGGGAGGCCGAAGGATGGAATCTTGGAAGACGCAGATTTATTTATGATATTCTGCGGTAATCAAGAAATGAATAATGAGAGTCAACTCTGAAGCAATGGACTATCAAGATGCAATCGGTGATTGCTAAGATAAGGTAGGATATATAGTCAAGGCCTTCTCGTGATATTGGACGAAAATTGTCAAGGCTATTCTTGGCTACCTCCATCAGGGTCATGGTGTCTCAACTTTGACAACCATTGCCACTTGTCTAGGTATTGGACAGTGTAGCTCATTGGTATTTCTTTGACGAGCGGTTAGCCTGGACGTCCGTCACTTTGCCAATGGAAGATTGAAATGATAGACGACAGGCTTCCGTCCGATGCTCAGTAATCATATCCGCTAGTCTTTCATATAAGTGATAGGTAGTAGACTTCATTAGCCTAGTCCTGAGACTCCAGATATCTGAAGAATATCAAGATTCTGTAGCGCATGGCACCGAGCTTGCAAGAAGTGGCGTTGATCCTAAGCTGGCGGGAGGACGGGATGACTTTTAGGTCGGTACTCGCCTAGGTATCCAAGACGTGTTGAGTGAAATATTGTAACAGTCGGAGTGTTCCTGGAGAGTGACATGATCAAACCAAGATCAAATGTTTAAGATATcggagatcaagaagatgtAAGTGACAGAATCGGACTAGCTTACCCGGCAGGCAACCGACAGCACCAGCACGGGCCGCACCCACTGAATGCCGGTTCCAACCGCCGGATCGGAGTGGGGGCGACCGAGACCGACCGATTCTCCACAGCGGCTGCATCAAATTTCAAGATGGGCATCTTCGGTGCGGAAACGCAGGGTGACATAATGTCAACACGCCTCCGCAGAGCCTCAATCGGCACCGACGAGAAAAAAGCGAAACACCGACCAGTCTAGCCCGGCCCCAGCAAAGCCGACGTACAAGCTAGCTtgctctcccaccaccacgacggcGGATCCTTAGTTTTCTCGAACGGACCTTCAACAcaccgccagccagccacacTCTCCAGCGCACCAAACCGTTCGTGATGTTCTAGCAATAGAGTATCGCCCACCCAAActcgctctctctttctctccaacccctctgGAGACCTGGCGGCGGGGTAGCAGCGCACCTTGACGAACCGGCTTTGAATCGGAGGCTAATTTCACCACTGAGCAACAAAcgagcaacatcaacccttCCCTTTTTCCTTATTGTTACTCCTACTGTTACCCACTGTCGAATCAGCGCCCAATTCAAAAAAAGACTCGGTTCATCTCCGGTTATTTCCCccaactaccaccaccaaagatgGTCGCGACAATTAGCGCGAACCGCGCGCTTCGACTCCCCTACCGATCAGCCTCCCTCCGACTTCTCACCCCTCCGACGACAACACCGTCCCCCTACCGATCGAGCCTCCGCGCCGCCTCAACATTCACAACCCGCAAGCAAAAACCCCCATCAAAACAGCCCAACACCCCAGggcaaccaccaacaaccccaatgAAACCAACCaacgccctcctcttctcaaccTGCCCCGCAACCATGCTCggcccctcctcttcatcaccacaacaatGCCCCAGCACCAAATATCACTACCACCTCGCAGCCTCCTACATAGCCAAATCCCGGCCCTTCGatccccaaacccacctctTCCAATTCAACCCCTACAACCGCCTCTCCCAACCGCCCAAATCCCCCAAACGTCCCAAATCCTCCCGGCCAGAATCAGGTCAGGACGCGTTTTTCATCAGTCAGCTAGgtgcctccccctccagcggGGAAGTCGCCCTAGGAGTGGCAGACGGCGTAGGAGGGTGGATGGATAGCGGAGTCGACCCAGCCGACTTCTCCCATGCGTTCTGCGACTACATGGCCGCCAacgcatcatcatccgacCCGCCGTCAACAGCACGGGAGCTCATGCAAAGGGGCTACGAGGCTGTCTGTCATGATGAGAGCATCAAAGCCGGGGGTAGCACCGCCATTGTTGGCTTGTTGACCTCCAACGGGAAGATGGAAGTCGCCAATTTGGGGGATAGCGGGTTTATACTTCTCAGAAGGGGGGGCGTCCACGCGAGCAGCGAACCGCAGACTCATGCGTTTAACACGCCGTATCAGCTCAGCGTTGTGCCGCCTTCTATGCTGTTGCGGGCGGCGGCTTTTGGGGGCGCGCAGTTGATGGATCAGCCTAGGGATGCCGAGGTCACGAGACATGGGCTGAGGCatggggatgtggttgtttttgcTAGTGATGGGCTCTGGGATAATCTGTTTGAGGGGGATATTTTGAGGATTGTGAGCTCGGTtatgagggagaggggggtttggagggttaatggggagagggggtgtgtggtggaggaggatatcaagAGTGTGACTGAGGGGAAGACGACGTTGCAGGGGAGGCTGGCTACGGAGATTGTTAGGCAGGCGAAAATTGCGAGTGTGGATCCGAAGCTGGATGGGCCGTTTGcgaaggaggtgaagaagtaTTACCCGCAtgaggtttggagggggggaaaggaggaTGATAtttgtgtggtggtggttgttgttgaggaggagggtggggcGGGGAGTGTGAAGGCGAAGTTGTAAGGGATGTGGGTGGGAAGGATATGGGAGGCGTTGCGAATGATATTTTGCATCTTGGGAGCATGAAACGGTTTTTGGGATAGATGGCGGTGCAAGTGGTTCGAAGATGGGAACCATGTATCAAAACAGTCAGAAAGGAATCAAAGCCAGCGTTATTTGCTGATGgctgaaaaagaaaacaacccGTGTGATGTttaggggagggggtatatAGTTTCTAGATTATGTATATAAGGCTGGCTGGCTTTCAGTGCCGAATTGGGAATCATATATATAACCTGATATCTGACAGTTGGTGTCTTTTGTTTAGTGTTCGCAAGCTAGCACTTGTTTATGGTATTACATCCGGCGCCTCTAAGCCTTCTCCGGCAGCAACTCTCTTCGTTCTCCTGTTCTCCGACATCGCTGCTGACTACACCCTCAAGGAAACAGAGCAGGTTACACAACTCAGACATCAGACTATCAGTCATCCCCGTCAGCGGTATGGTCCGACAAGCCTTATCATCGGCCCTCCAACAcagcaaaaacaccaacatGGGATGAAAAATGTCGTGTAAACACAGTGCTTATCTCACCCTCAATTCAAACCCCTAATTGGCCACAACATGTCCTCTCTGCATTGTCACTCGCATAACGCTCCTCATACTTACTTGCATCTGCATATGTGGTCCCCCCGTACACAACGTCACTATACCTAGCTCTCACACCGTTCTTCGTCCTAACCCGACCGACCAGCAAACCGGCCGAACAACGGGTAGAGGCATATGCCACCATCCGACCCACGTTGAACGAACCCTGACTCCAACAATTCAATTCGTCAATCCCCGAACTCCCCAACTCCTGTCCCAGCGGCCATCTAAACCGCAGCGGTGTCACCCCTAGCTTCACCAATCTGTCAACTTTGACACCTCGCCTATCAACCCTAACAACTGCAAGTCTCAAACCTTTTCACAACTTCACCTCTTTCCCATCTCCAATCTCATATCACATCAGCACACACAAGTCATCAAGTTAATCATAAAATATAATCCATTACATCCTAACATTCATCtgtcttctccctccctATCCTACTCCGCGTTAACCAATCACCCCCATCTTTGTTAATCATAAACAAGAagacaacacccacctccctTCCCCTCAGCCAATTAACCAATTACAGCTAGCCTTCCCTTCACGAAAAAAAAGGTACCAACCTATGTACGAGAAGTAAAAAACCCTCACAAAAAACACcagacaagaaaagaaaaaaaaaacaagaaaccaacaaccacccaaacaaACAAGCCCGGGGTATTATTAGCCAAGTTTTTGGTGACTGTTAAACGCCAGAAAATCTCAACTcaaaacagcagcaacaaccctcATGGTATCAACTTAGTTAAAGAAGACAAGGGCGGCAACAGTACCGAGGACGAGCGCGAGCGAGGAAGCAAAGCGctggccgttgttggtgttggggggagcAGTCTCGGTTTCTTGGACGCGGCGAGTGCTGGTGGGtggggcagtggtggtggtctcgagAGCTGAAAGGGGGTTAGCACATTAGTTTACACTTGAAACTAGAAGTTGGGAGAACATACTGGTAGCAGTGGTGGACTCGGTGGAGGTCTCAGTCTCAGTAGAAGACTCGGTGGAGGTCTCGGTGGAGGACTCAGcagtgctggtgatggtggtcagagaggtggtggcagaggTGACGACCTCGGTACCCTCAAGAGGGAAAGCTGGGCTGAAGTTGCGGGGGTCCTCGCTCTCGTCCTCAATGACAAAGGCATAGTCGCCGTTCAAGCTGTCGGTGGGAGTGTAGGTGAAGGAGCCGCTAGCGCCGGAGGTGGCTGATATCGAAAGTCAGTCCAAATGTTTCGCAGGTGCCTGGTCGATAGCCAGAAGATACTCACTAGTAAGGACCTCGACGGGCTTGAAGCTGTTCTCATCTCCGGCCGTGCCCTTGTAGAGCGAAATCTTGACATTGCCCTCGGCAGAGTCCCACCTGAGAGTGAAAGGCTCGCCGACGACAACATCGTAGTTGGAGTTCGTGAACTTGGGCCTGGCGAGAGCGGCGGTCGCAAGAGCGAGAACGGTGGCGAAAGAGTACTTCATTTTGACTgattgatggtgatggatgttGTTCTGGATTATACAGAGTAaacgatggtggtggtgagtgagatgAAGTACAACTGCGAGTTTGAGCGAACAAGAGGTCAGCTGATGCGACTGTAAATAAGCTTTTGGGATGTGAAGAAAACAGAATTGGCGGTGGGAGGAAAACCGAGGTCGCGGTCGAGGTGGAAACgtcgggggaggatggatATGGGTGGATCGATCCGAAGAAAGGCGCGCAATCTCGTTGCTGGGGGCACGATCATGTACTTACCACTTGTGGAATGTTGAACGACTCGGTTgagctggtggttggaatGGAAAAACGAAGAGTTTAAAAACGACTGTGGTGAACGTGTAATTATTATGATGTAAATGTGGGCAGTCCCGAGACAAGTCACAGAGATATGtgagtagtggtggtggtggtaaaaGGAAGGACAggcaggaagg from Podospora pseudoanserina strain CBS 124.78 chromosome 1, whole genome shotgun sequence includes:
- a CDS encoding hypothetical protein (EggNog:ENOG503P5HJ), which encodes MEMGSFPPAVGMDHHYQHGYLNHNPFQQQQVQLQQPQPPTSRLSRKRKPDAPPENNERLSKRMSLLNLEHSGPKLYVPVEQGDSHNQSLPDLNAIHHQQQLQSQRRSHGQHKHTPMDDSMMQLDDTKHKVYIYNLDDELSSSDNETDDGKLIFLPDIEKHLKSHRIPPNILASPSPQEMADRQLVLYRVPSSITVPEEQDSVRKAIIEARQRMREKQEAERAAAATREVPVDSTVMFSAPQASSSSAEDPDAMELD
- a CDS encoding hypothetical protein (COG:S; EggNog:ENOG503P6UI) codes for the protein MAIATLLPRQTYYYRNCTRDEDGFLISDENCYISFWNTKAGVIVKWSLFLAILLSLTLYLLIGYFHARKRVRSGLPPLGYHRFLVNRATLAQVDPRYRYPQSTFTPYNHNGDGYQYYNMQGMPPPPVYDPNAPRPPVYEPPAGISKYGEGNGNGTTPPPPQDNGYIYSPPPGPPPPAVVAPVPSSSLNEQYAPPPGPPPFTLQPQGTGNTNNPFRS
- the PTC7 gene encoding Protein phosphatase 2C 7 (COG:T; EggNog:ENOG503NX30; BUSCO:EOG09263I4U), with translation MVATISANRALRLPYRSASLRLLTPPTTTPSPYRSSLRAASTFTTRKQKPPSKQPNTPGQPPTTPMKPTNALLFSTCPATMLGPSSSSPQQCPSTKYHYHLAASYIAKSRPFDPQTHLFQFNPYNRLSQPPKSPKRPKSSRPESGQDAFFISQLGASPSSGEVALGVADGVGGWMDSGVDPADFSHAFCDYMAANASSSDPPSTARELMQRGYEAVCHDESIKAGGSTAIVGLLTSNGKMEVANLGDSGFILLRRGGVHASSEPQTHAFNTPYQLSVVPPSMLLRAAAFGGAQLMDQPRDAEVTRHGLRHGDVVVFASDGLWDNLFEGDILRIVSSVMRERGVWRVNGERGCVVEEDIKSVTEGKTTLQGRLATEIVRQAKIASVDPKLDGPFAKEVKKYYPHEVWRGGKEDDICVVVVVVEEEGGAGSVKAKL
- a CDS encoding hypothetical protein (EggNog:ENOG503P797; COG:S); its protein translation is MKYSFATVLALATAALARPKFTNSNYDVVVGEPFTLRWDSAEGNVKISLYKGTAGDENSFKPVEVLTTTSGASGSFTYTPTDSLNGDYAFVIEDESEDPRNFSPAFPLEGTEVVTSATTSLTTITSTAESSTETSTESSTETETSTESTTATTLETTTTAPPTSTRRVQETETAPPNTNNGQRFASSLALVLGTVAALVFFN